In one Rhinopithecus roxellana isolate Shanxi Qingling chromosome 1, ASM756505v1, whole genome shotgun sequence genomic region, the following are encoded:
- the MRPL3 gene encoding 39S ribosomal protein L3, mitochondrial isoform X1, which produces MPGWRLLSQVGAQVLGRVGEGLGAAFGPGNRTHIWLFVRSIHGKSGTWWDEHLSEENVPFIKQLVSDEDKAQLASKLCPLKDEPWPIHPWEPGSFRVGLIALKLGMMPLWTKDGQKHVVTLLQVRDCHVLKYTSKENHNGKTAALSVGGKTVSRFRKATSVLEFYRELGLPPKQTVKIFNITDNAAIKPGTPLYAAHFRPGQYVDVTAKTIGKGFQGVMKRWGFKGQPATHGQTKTHRRPGAISTGDIGRVWPGTKMPGKMGNIYRTAYGLKVWRINTKHNIIYVNGSVPGHKNCLVKVRDSKLPAYKDLGKNLPFPTYFPDGDEEELPEDLYDENVCQPGAPSITFA; this is translated from the exons ATGCCGGGTTGGAGGCTGCTGTCCCAGGTCGGCGCCCAGGTGCTGGGTCGAGTCGGGGAAGGCCTGGGTGCTGCCTTTGGCCCGGGGAACAG aacaCACATCTGGCTTTTTGTTAGAAGTATTCATGGAAAGAGTGGTACATGGTGGGATGAGCATCTTTCTGAAGAAAATGTCCCATTCATTAAGCAGTTGGTCTCTGATGAAGATAAAGCCCAATTAGCAAGTAAACTATGTCCTCTGAAAGATGAACCATGGCCTATACATCCTTGGGAACCAG GTTCCTTTAGAGTTGGCCTTATTGCCTTGAAACTGGGCATGATGCCTTTATGGACCAAGGATGGTCAAAAGCACGTGGTCACATTACTTCAg gtACGAGACTGCCATGTCCTAAAGTATACTTCAAAGGAAAACCATAATGGAAAAACGGCCGCCCTGTCTGTAGGAGGAAAAACTGTGTCACGTTTTCGT AAAGCTACATCCGTATTGGAATTTTACCGAGAACTTGGATTGCCGCCAAAACAGACAGTTAAAATCTTTAATATAACAGATAATGCTGCAATTAAACCAG gcACTCCTCTTTATGCTGCTCACTTTCGTCCAGGACAGTATGTGGATGTCACAGCCAAAAC TATTGGTAAAGGTTTTCAAGGAGTCATGAAAAGATGGGGATTTAAAGGCCAACCTGCTACGCATGGTCAAACGAAAACCCACAGGAGACCTGGAGCTATTTCAACTGGT gATATTGGCAGAGTCTGGCCTGGAACTAAAATGCCTGGAAAAATGGGAAACATATATAGGACAGCGTATGGACTGAAA GTGTGGAGAATAAACACAAAGCACAACATAATCTATGTAAATGGCTCTGTACCTGGACATAAAAATTGCTTAGTAAAG GTCAGAGATTCTAAACTGCCTGCATATAAGGATCTCGGTAAAAATCTACCATTCCCTACATATTTTCCTGATGGAGATGAAGAGGAACTGCCAGAAGATTTGTATGATGAAAACGTGTGTCAGCCTGGTGCACCTTCTATTACATTTGCCTAA
- the MRPL3 gene encoding 39S ribosomal protein L3, mitochondrial isoform X2 has protein sequence MMPLWTKDGQKHVVTLLQVRDCHVLKYTSKENHNGKTAALSVGGKTVSRFRKATSVLEFYRELGLPPKQTVKIFNITDNAAIKPGTPLYAAHFRPGQYVDVTAKTIGKGFQGVMKRWGFKGQPATHGQTKTHRRPGAISTGDIGRVWPGTKMPGKMGNIYRTAYGLKVWRINTKHNIIYVNGSVPGHKNCLVKVRDSKLPAYKDLGKNLPFPTYFPDGDEEELPEDLYDENVCQPGAPSITFA, from the exons ATGATGCCTTTATGGACCAAGGATGGTCAAAAGCACGTGGTCACATTACTTCAg gtACGAGACTGCCATGTCCTAAAGTATACTTCAAAGGAAAACCATAATGGAAAAACGGCCGCCCTGTCTGTAGGAGGAAAAACTGTGTCACGTTTTCGT AAAGCTACATCCGTATTGGAATTTTACCGAGAACTTGGATTGCCGCCAAAACAGACAGTTAAAATCTTTAATATAACAGATAATGCTGCAATTAAACCAG gcACTCCTCTTTATGCTGCTCACTTTCGTCCAGGACAGTATGTGGATGTCACAGCCAAAAC TATTGGTAAAGGTTTTCAAGGAGTCATGAAAAGATGGGGATTTAAAGGCCAACCTGCTACGCATGGTCAAACGAAAACCCACAGGAGACCTGGAGCTATTTCAACTGGT gATATTGGCAGAGTCTGGCCTGGAACTAAAATGCCTGGAAAAATGGGAAACATATATAGGACAGCGTATGGACTGAAA GTGTGGAGAATAAACACAAAGCACAACATAATCTATGTAAATGGCTCTGTACCTGGACATAAAAATTGCTTAGTAAAG GTCAGAGATTCTAAACTGCCTGCATATAAGGATCTCGGTAAAAATCTACCATTCCCTACATATTTTCCTGATGGAGATGAAGAGGAACTGCCAGAAGATTTGTATGATGAAAACGTGTGTCAGCCTGGTGCACCTTCTATTACATTTGCCTAA